In a single window of the Cygnus olor isolate bCygOlo1 chromosome 5, bCygOlo1.pri.v2, whole genome shotgun sequence genome:
- the LOC121070728 gene encoding uncharacterized protein LOC121070728, with the protein MVGFQKEGFLKNSTSQGRDQLPVQVADVTGEQDGEVPGSSGQAGRHRGSSPSTPAEEQESSVPASDEDSPARTTESWQWPLSSSETHSNVGEDFEGFQTPARTPECTMDIQSPGDQSLSRTPQFESDSPEEEGNDEMNEEHRGVEPVPRDRGWRGQPQLTEGEKLLMETNSRIVQLLENIKREHAQSMGLMSQSMGRMELQLGIVATSTRAIHNYLSEILAFLKQPRTQVLETRISQRATPHVELTCASTWTGEDAVAASTVCLPGAEGTSDSREPPQATLPCRSGRLQRAITERASLPMPTRQAKGGGKKK; encoded by the coding sequence ATGTCACTGGGGAACAAGATGGGGAGGTTCCTGGATCCTCGGGGCAAGCTGGCCGTCACCGAGGGAGCTCGCCGTCCACGCCGGCCGAAGAACAGGAATCCTCGGTGCCTGCCTCTGACGAAGACTCGCCGGCCAGGACCACAGAGAGCTGGCAGTGGCCGTTGTCCTCATCTGAAACGCACAGCAACGTTGGGGAGGATTTTGAGGGATTTCAAACACCAGCGCGGACTCCGGAGTGTACCATGGACATACAGTCTCCCGGGGATCAGTCACTCAGTAGGACTCCTCAGTTTGAAAGTGACTCTCCTGAGGAGGAGGGCAATGATGAAATGAATGAAGAGCACCGCGGTGTTGAGCCTGTCCCTAGGGATCGGGGTTGGAGAGGGCAGCCCCAGCTAACAGAGGGAGAGAAGCTGTTGATGGAAACCAACAGTAGGAttgtgcagctgctggaaaaTATCAAGAGGGAGCATGCACAGTCCATGGGTCTCATGTCACAGTCCATGGGCCgcatggagctgcagctgggcatTGTGGCTACCTCCACAAGAGCCATCCATAACTACCTGTCAGAGATTTTAGCTTTCCTTAAGCAGCCAAGGACGCAGGTCCTTGAAACACGAATCTCCCAAAGAGCCACCCCCCATGTTGAGTTAACCTGTGCCTCGACATGGACTGGTGAGGATGCAGTGGCAGCCTCCACTGTCTGCTTACCAGGGGCCGAAGGGACGAGCGACTCTCGAGAACCACCGCAGGCCACGCTGCCTTGTCGCAGTGGCCGGCTGCAGAGAGCCATAACTGAGAGGGCCTCATTGCCCATGCCTACACGCCAGGCaaaagggggagggaagaaaaaataa